The Spirochaetaceae bacterium DNA window GTCGATCGAAGCCCCCGACCGGTGGACGTTCGTGATCAAGACGCACACGCCGGCGCTCGACACCCTGGACCAGATCCTGTGCGCCAACCGGTGCCCGAACTTCATGGTGGCCCCGGAGGTGATCCGCGCCCACGGCGACATGAGCGACTGGCGCAACGTGGTCGGCACCGGCCCGTTCATGCTCACCGACTTCGTGCCCGGATCGTCGGTCACCTACAGCCGCAACCCGGGCTACTGGAACTCCGACCCGCTGCATCCCGGCAACCAGCTCCCGTACGCGGACGAGGTCAAGTACTTCGTGATCCCGGAGCCGGAGGCGCGGGTGGCGGCGTTTCGCAGCGGACGGGTGGCGCTGCCGGGCATGTACTGGAGCTCGCTCACCTTCGAGCAGCGCAGGACGCTCGCTCAGACCAACCCGGAGCTGGTGGAGGTGGCGATTCCCGGCGAGCAGTCCACCACCTTCACGTTCCGCATGGACCGGCCGCCGTTCGACGACAAGAACGTGCGCATCGCGATGCAGAAGGCGATCAACGCCGCCGAGCTCAACGACCTGTACTACGACGGCAAGGGCGATCCCACCCCGTACGGCTACGTGAGCACGCTCACGGGCGGCATGAACGTGCCCTACGCAGAGTGGCCGGACGACATCAAGTGGCAGTACGAGTACGACCCGGAAGAGGCGGAGCGGCTGCTGGACGAGGCCGGCTACCCGCGCGGCGCGGACGGCACGCGGTTCACGGCCGGCTGGGACGTGACCACCGCCTGGGGCCACGACGTCGACCTCGCGCAGGCGGTCACCACCTACTTCGAGCAGATCGGGGTGGACGTCGAGGTGAACGAGCTGCCCGACGGCACCACCATGCAGGACCGGCTGAGCGCGGGATCGCACGGCGGCATCACGGCGGGCTGCTGCCGGCACGCCCCCTACGATGCCTACGCCTCGATGCGCTACCGCTTTTACGGCGAACCCGGCCTGTACCACGGCGTCACCGACGCGGCGTTCAACGCGCTCATGGATCAGATCGCGGCGGCGACCGACAACGAGACGATGACCGCGCTGGTGCGCGCGGTGGACCTGCACTACATCGGCGAGATGTGGTCGGTGTCGTGGCCGCT harbors:
- a CDS encoding ABC transporter substrate-binding protein; the encoded protein is MSVLLDLMQSPARVAGGALVLALAAAGLWGSPATEEGSAAAEMEMVANVYGEMVEKPQYGGTIAVAITESPTNFDPWFGYSVPEVLNGQEPVFERLGDLNWAFRAGAGGEPSRYISLPETAGELAESWEVSPDLKTYTFRIRRGIHWQDKGEVAGREFDAHDVLFTFQRNWGLEEFSEKGGGPAWWKTGQIPYESIEAPDRWTFVIKTHTPALDTLDQILCANRCPNFMVAPEVIRAHGDMSDWRNVVGTGPFMLTDFVPGSSVTYSRNPGYWNSDPLHPGNQLPYADEVKYFVIPEPEARVAAFRSGRVALPGMYWSSLTFEQRRTLAQTNPELVEVAIPGEQSTTFTFRMDRPPFDDKNVRIAMQKAINAAELNDLYYDGKGDPTPYGYVSTLTGGMNVPYAEWPDDIKWQYEYDPEEAERLLDEAGYPRGADGTRFTAGWDVTTAWGHDVDLAQAVTTYFEQIGVDVEVNELPDGTTMQDRLSAGSHGGITAGCCRHAPYDAYASMRYRFYGEPGLYHGVTDAAFNALMDQIAAATDNETMTALVRAVDLHYIGEMWSVSWPLSPIGMMHQPWLKGYTGQLGAAMEGAVYLLPYLWVDQGLKARMGHE